The nucleotide sequence acgacgatgttggaacaatgataccggaacgataacatgtaaacagaaTCATCAAACATTCGAACAAAATTGTGTAATCGGAGAATAGCGGCTAAATCACGAGAgtcgagaaagatgcatttgagagagagagagagagagacacgcTTGCAGATATCagcgagagagatttgaatgtgcaGCCAGATAATTATGTCTTATTTATAGAATTAGAaaatatggtttgaattttgaatatggtttgaattttgaatgtggagccagaatttgAATTGGGAATAAatgtttgattataaaatgttGAGGACAGATGTTGATTAGAGAGAGTAAttgattgaagaagatgatatgTTATATATCTGGAGCCActgtaattttgaattttgaatttggagcCATAATATTGAATAGTCTGAGGTTTTGaagtttgaatttttaatcatcaGTGGTTTGGTTACAGTGGTTTGATTACATTCGTTTAAATGGGCAGACCTTTGAATGGACAATGATTTTGATTACAGTGGCTTGAATGGACAGTGGTTCGTATTATAACAGAGATTTTGAATGGGCAGACCTTTGGAATCTAAATATGGGCCacctttgaattttaaagtctttaatATTAGGCATTATAATGTAATAATGAAataagaaaagcattgttggacaccttctcctgctgacacatcagcttttcttatatcacttggatttctccttttatagaaagtatagatagatttgTTATTTTCCTTCGTTCATGTACGTAGTAGTTGTTTTGATTCATTACGAACAATGAAACCAACTTGGCGTGCAAGGCTCAAGGAGGTTTTTAGGGGTAGATAATTATAGATTATTAAATgtgataattatttaaaaattagTTATAATTATCATAGTTAATTAATTGATTAGAGAATTATCTAGCATTCTACACGAGTTAAGTTTGGATGTTTATAGGGTAATTATATGAGCAATCTTAGTATAAGTCTAATGTGATAGGTCAGCTTATAAATACCATGTATCGAGTATTCTGGATTGTAAAAATCAAGTTTTTGAATAGTTTTCTTGATCTAATAATATTATGTGAGTTAGCCATAATATTATGTTCGTTTGAGTATCGATTGAGACTTGACAAATAcgataaaatattaaaatatgtGAAGATAATGGTGATAAGAtacaaagattaaaaaaaaaaaaaaagaaaacacgCTGCGTAGGCACAACTTTAAGATAATATGTTTTCTTATGGCATAAATTAACTCATAACCTGCCATTATGGTAAACGAACATGTTAAAGACATGATGTGAAGAATTTTAATGATTATAACCATTTATCTTAACTacctttcaaaagaaaaaaaaaaaactatttatctTAACTTATGAGGCATGGTGATGGAGAAAATCCACACCTAAGTTGCAAATTAAGACCTTAAAATAAAGATATCACTGGAATAACCTATCACCTTGACGAATTACTTTTAATAAAGATATCACTAGAATAACCTATCACCCTGATGAAATTACTTTTAATAAAGATATCACTGGAATAACCTATCACCCTGACGAAATTACTTTTAATTttataatagagtaaattactttttgagttcttgtgttttagtggttttaactacttGAGTACAAAATCAAAAGTTTAATGCCATGAATCCCTAAtcgctcattttataacgttttgagtccaatttcattcattttataatgttttgagtccaattttgttaaaaaaaaaaaaaattggactcaaaaggactcaaaaagttataaaaaaagcGTCTAGGGACTCACAGCGTTAAACTTTGACGAGACACATATGGTGCAACGAGAAGGTTTTATGCATATGAGTATTTGAGAAGGTGTGCATGCTTCATAAATTCATTTATAGATTGACTTAACATCTCAAAGCTAGATTTTTTGTTTTAGtgagaaaatcaaagagttaaaTGAGTTTAGTTGATATATGAACACCCAAGATTTATTAAAACACGTCTTAAccactaaaaatatataaataaaaataatttatgcACACCAATATCAAATGATATAAAGAACAAGTACAACAAGCTCAGAATGAACGAAAAATATGTATCCCTTTAGGTTCGGATCCTAAACAACGATTTATTCATCGTACAAGAAAATACACAAATGCAGATATTTACATTGCAAGCCAAGAATCTTACTTAGGATGTAGCTTTGGGGGCATAAAACCTCCGCTATAAGCAAAAAGGCTATCGTTACTATAAGGATGGTCGTAGTCTTTGCCGCTAGTTTCAAAACTAGCTGAAGTAGACGATGATGATTGCGTGCCGGGGTTAAACCCTCCGAGGGCCATAATGCCCTCGAGCTCCTTCACGACTTCACTCATTGCTGGTCTTTGATTACCCGTCTCTTCAACACACCTAAGCGCCAAATCCACAAACCTCTCCAACCCTTTGAGTTGGCTACTCAAACCAATTGTCGGGTCAAGAACATCCTGTAGGCCGTATAGTTCTTTATTCTTGTCCATTGCTTGTTTCACTTCCCTCACGATGTACCTGCTTTTCTCAATCGGCTTTCTTGCGGTTATTAGCTCTAGCATCACAACTCCAAAGCTATAAACATCGCTCTTTTCAGTCAGTTGTTGAGTCATGTAATACTCTGGATCCATGTATCCCTACATCCCATGAATATGGTGAAGAATCAATAAAGGTCGTAATTTAGCCCATTTACATATGAATGTGTCGATTTATATGTGTATTTAACATCTAGATCAtgaaaaaaataaacaataaatCGATTGGTCGAAAAGGGTAAAAAAAGCCCTCATCAAAACGTTACATTCAATACGGAAATTTTTAGCTTGTTAGCGAACCTGTCTATTTTGTCAACTCTATAAATTGTAACATGTTATTAATATGATATGTTCTAACAATTTTGGGTTCATAACATGAGGATACGAGATTATGAGCATCGTATAGTTAAGAAAGAGTCACTAACCATGGTCCCTTTGACTTGAGTGGTTATATGAGTCTGATTAGCACCACTCATTGGCTTAGATAGTCCGAAATCAGCAACTTTTGCAACTAATCGTTCATCTAGTAAGATATTATTCGTTTTAACGTCCCTATGTATGATTGGGGGATCAGCAAGATCGTGTAGATATTGCAACCCTCTTGCTGCTCCAAGTGCGATTTTCAGCCTACGCGCCCAATCTAACCTGATGCCCGATTTCCCTACACATAAAAGTTTCTGTAAACCTTTAGTGACTGAAATAAATTTTTGGGACCTTTAGTGCTTGAAATCATAGTGACAACTGACAAGTGCATTAATTATGTCACAAAGAGATGCCTTTTATAGTGCGACTCTTACACTATAAACCAAAAGGACTTTCATCCACAGTAGGATCCGTTGGTGAAGATACCAAACGTCTGTAATATGTCAGAACTATGGAAACGGAGCGTGGACAAAAATTTTACCGACAGATTACATATCGCATACGAATCACCAACGACCATTTAAAGTTAGTTTTTACATTTTCTCTCTTGGGGTTTTTTTGGATCCGCCGGTAAGCACGGTAACCGACAccataaaaaaattatttttttgtaTTCGGATCCATCGATGTCCAGTTAAAAAATTACATTTTCTTAGATATTTTTTTTATTCATCAGTAATCACCGGCATATTACCGACTACAAGTTAAACCTAAGTTTTCTTTTActcttttgaatttttcgatgattgtttagtgttttgttaGTATGAAAAGACTTTCTATAATGATGGTGttaacatttttagtgacaaaACAAGTGACTAGAGGAGTGAAGACATAGAATGCGAGTACCCGAAAGACTATCCTTGAGTGTACCATTCACGACATACTCATACACTAGCATTTGTTCGCCCTGATCAAAGCAAAATCCGATTAGGCCAACAAGATTCTTGTGGTGAACTCTTGAAAGAAGCTCGATCTCAGTTTTAAACTCAAGCCCTCCTTGTGACGATCCTTGTCGAGCTCTTTTGATTGCAATCAGCTGACCATTCGGAAGACTTCCTCTATATACCTACACAATGTTTTTCAACCATTAAAGGCTCGAAAATTAATTTAGAACCCGCTAACATCATATTAACTCTTCCCACAAACCATGTCCAAATAACATTATGTCATATTTGAAATAGAGAGAGGTTGCCAGAGGCGGACACAAGAATTATTTTCTGGGGGTGCGAACGAGGGGTTCAACCTGTTGGAGATGTTGTCTTCAGCCCAACCCATTAAGGCTAGTCAAGAATTAGAGAGAAGATGGGAAAGGGTTCGGCCGGCCCTAACCCTAATGGGCTTTAAGTGTTTTAAGCCTAGTTGTTTAGTTACTTGTTTAGCAAGGGACTAACCCTAATTCTAGCCTATAAATATATCTCTTGTACTTGTAAGCATTATCACTCAATAAAATACAAACCCTAGTTGCCCCCGTGGACGTAGGTTACACACTGTGACCGGACCACGTAAATCTCGTGTCTACTTTTCTTGTTGCTTTCGTTTAttgatcgtgtgtgtgtgatcTAAATcctaacaactggtatcagagctcgggcTCTTGATAAAGAACACACACCAGCCGCCTACCACCTCCTGCCTCCAGCCGCCGCCGCAAACCCTAATTAGGGTTTCGCCGTCGCCACCTAGCCGCCGCTAGGGTTTCCACGCCGACACCCACCGACCCGCTGCAGTTTCGCAGCTTTGCTCCAGGGCAACCGGGTACCGCCGCCGCCACCTAACCCAGATTAGGGTTTTGCCAGCCGCCGCCTACCATCTTGCCGGAATCGCAGAACCGCCGCCGCCGCTAACCAGATTAGGGTTTCCAGCCGCCGCCGCTCAAAAAGAAGGGTTTCTTTACCGATTTTCGCTGCTGCGTTTTTCGGATTTCCTGCACGTTTTTCGAGGTCAGATTTCAGGGTTGTTTTTTTCAGTTTATTCTCTCACGATTCTCTGGTTAGTCTCTGTTATTCAGCAAAGATGTCTGACGATGGAAAAGTCAGAATTGAGAAGTTTGATGGGAAGAATTTCGGATGGTGGAAGATGCAAATCAAGGATTTGCTGATACAGAAGGATCTGGATGCAGCCTTAGAGCCTCCTCCTACACCTGTAACGGATAAGTGGACAGCCATTGACAAGAGAGCTATGTCAACTATCAGGCTCACTCTTTCTATGAATGTTGGCTACAATATTTCTGAACAAACCTCAGCACGAGGAATCATCGAGGCTTTGTCAAATATGTATGAGAAGCCGTCTCCTGCCAACAAGGTGTTTCTGATACGGGAGTTAGTCAACACCCGCATGAAAGAGGGAAGTTCTGTTATTGAGCATATTAATTTGTTTAATTCTCACTTGTCTCGTTTGAATTCAGTAAAATTCAAGATAGATGATGAACTGCAAGCATGCCTGCTCTTGTCCTCATTACCTGACAGCTGGTCAGGAACTATTACTGCAGTCACTGGGGCAGTTGAGACCCTCACTTTTGCTAAAGTTCGTGACTTGATATTGAATGAGGACTCGAGAAGGAGGAATTCTGGAGAGACAAGTTCGTTGCTCAGTACTGAGGGGAGAGGGAGAAGTAATAATAGAGGTGGAAATAGAGGAAGGTCAAAGTCAAAACGAAGAAGCAAGTCAAGACCAGCAAAACCGAGAAAAGACATACAGTGCTGGAACTGTGATGAGCATGGGCACTTTAGAAGTCAGTGTACTAAACCTCATAGAGACAAAAAGGAGGTGAATGCTACCACAGCCTCAGATTCAGAGGATGCCCTTATTTGTTGTGTCGAAAATACTGTTGAAGACTGGATTATGGATTCAGGAGCATCGTTTCATGCTACTTCTAGCACAAAGAAAATGAAGAATCTACGAACAGGTAACTTTGGTAAAGTTCGTTTGGCTAATAATCACAGTCTTGATATTACAGGAATTGGAGACATAGACTTAAAAACACCATTGGGAACCGTTTGGACCTTGAAGAATGTTCGGGTCATTCCTGGTTTGAAGAGGATGTTGATATCCATTGGTCAGCTTGATGATCAGGGATATGATGTCCACTTTGGTAGAGGACAATGGAAAGTTGTTAAAGGCAGTACGGTCATTGCAAGAGGAAAGAAGAGAGGTACACTATACATGGTTGAGGTACCAACTGACGGGGTTAATGCAGTATCTGATGGGCCGAGTCTATCAAAGTTATGGCATCAACGACTCGGCCACATGAGTGAAAAGGGGATGAAGATGCTTGTTACCAAGGGAAAGCTTCCAGAACTGAAACAGGTcgagtctgagttttgtgaacCGTGCATCCTTGGCAAGAAAAAGAAGGTGACTTTTGTGAAGACAGGGAGAGCACCAAAAGCTCAGAAATTGGAGCTGATTCACTCAGACGTGTACGGGCCGACATCAGTTGCTTCACCTGCAGGATCTCGCTATTATGTGACCTTCATAGACGATTCAACACGCAAGGTATGGGTTTACTTTCTTAAACATAAATCTGAAGTTTTTGATAAATTTAAGAAATGGAAAGCTGCTGTTGAACTTGAAACTGATTTGAAGGTGAAATGCTTGAAGTCTGACAACGGAGGTGAATATATCAGCAAAGAATTTACAGATTATTGTGCTGAGAGGGGGATCAGGATGATAAATACAGTTCCAGGAACTCCGCAACAGAATGGGGTTGCAGAGAGGATGAACAGAACATTGTGTGAGAGAGCCAGGAGTATGAGATTGAATGCAGGGCTCCCAAAAATGTTCTGGGCTGATGCGGTTAACACCGCGGCTTATCTTATCAATCGTGGGCCTTCAGTACCGTTGGGATTCAAGATTCCTCAGGAAGAATGGAAGGGAAAAGCAGTTGAGTATGATCACCTGAGAATCTTCGGGTGTAGTGCTTATGATATTGATCTTGAAGGTGACAAGTTAGATGCAAAAGCAAAGAAGTACACGCTCGTTGGATATGGGTCTGATAAAATGGGCTACAGACTTTGGGATCATGAAAGTAGGAAGCTAGTCAGAAGCAAACATGCCGAATTTAATGAAGCAGAGCTGTACAAAGACAGGAATTCGGAGAAGTCAGAGGTTCAGAAAGAAGAGGTTGAGTTTGACACTGATGGTCAAAAGAATGAACCAGTTATAGAATCTGAATCAGATTCTGAAGATGACATAGGACCAGAGGTTGAAGGTGGATATAATGAGACAGGAGAAGTCTCTGACAGTGGGAGCTCAGAACATGAAGAACAGCCTCCACAACAGCCTGACCCGTCAGAAAATTGGGTCAGGAGATCCACCCGAGTTAGTAAACCGCCTAATAAATATAATCCTTCAGTTAATTATATTCTCTTGACAGAAAACGGTGAACCAGAAAGCTACTCTGAGGCAGTCAAGATGAAAGATTTTCTCCAGTGGGAGCATGCAATGAAGGATGAGATGAGCTCTTTAGATAAAAACAAGACTTGGGTCTTAGTAAAGCTTCCGCCAGATAAAAGAGCTTTACAAAATAAATGGGTCTTCAGGGTCAAAGAAGAACACGATGGTTCTAAACGGTACAAAGCCCGTTTAGTAGTCAAGGGGTTTCAGCAGAAGAAGGGAGTTGATTATGATGAGATTTTCTCTCCGGTGGTGAAGATGACTACCATCAGGTTGGTTCTTAGTATTGTAGCCGCAGAAAAGTTGCATCTAGAGCAGTTAGATGTGAAAACAGCTTTTCTACATGGTGACCTAAATGAAGACATTTATATGGCACAACCTGAGGGATTCAAGGTTGTTGGGAAAGAGAACTGGGTCTGCAAATTGAAGAAGAGTTTGTATGGTCTTAAACAGGCACCCAGATAGTGGTACATGAAGTTTGATAACTTCATGGAAAGGTCAGGGTACAAGAGATGTCAGATGGACCATTGCTTCTATTTGAAGAAGTTCAGCAACTCTTATATCATATTGTTACTTTACGTTGACGATATGTTAATTGCAGGTTCTGATATGAAAGAAATAAGCAGGTTAAAGAAGCAAATGTCCAAAGAATTCGAGATGAAGGATTTGGGTCCAGCCAGACAAATACTCGGGATGAGTATAACCAGAAGCAAGAAAGATGGCTCAGTGACACTATCCCAGGAGAAGTATATCTGGAAAGTGTTAGAGAGATTTGGTATGAACAGTGAGAAGACCAAGCCTAGAAACACGCCTTTAGGAAGTCACCTCAAGCTTACTAAAGAACAGTGTCccagaacagaagaagaaaaagcTGATATGGCTAGAGTTCCATATGCATCTGCTGTAGGAAGTCTAATGTATGCTATGGTATGCACGAGACCTGACATAGCACACGCAGTTGGAGTTGTCAGTCGCTTTATGTCAAATCCGGGAAGAGAACACTGGGAAGCAGTTAAATGGGTGCTTCGTTATTTGAAAGGTACGTCAAAGATGGGGCTGTGTTTTAAAGGAAAGGATGTGGTTCTCAAGGGTTATACAGATGCTGACCTGGGTGGCTGTAAAGATACATTTAAAAGCACTACAGGATATGTCTTTACAGTGGGAGGAACAGCAGTGAGTTGGATGTCCAAACTTCAGAAAAGTGTGGCTTTATCTACTACAGAAGCTGAATACATGGCAGTAGCTGAGGCCAGTAAAGAACTAGTATGGTTGAAAGCTTTTCTGAAAGAGTTAGGGAAGAATCAAGCTGACTACCCGTTGTATTGTGACAATGAAAGTGCAGTGAAACTTGCAAAGAATCCCGTTTATCATGGGAAGACGAAGCACATAGGGATGAGGTATCATTTTGTTAGAGGATTGATCAGTGAAGGATTAATCAGTTTGAAGAATGTCCCAGGTGCTAAGAATCCAGCAGATATGTTTACCAAGGTTGTGGTGCTGGATAAGCTGAAGCTATGCATAGCTTCAGCTGGCCTTCAGGAATAATGTTGAGAAGGTGGGGTAACTAGGGAGTTTTGAAGATCAAGGGGGATTTTCATTTACAGAAGTACAGAAGAGATGGTGCAGTTCGAGGTCCGAAGacaccaagtgggagattgttggagaTGTTGTCTTCAGCCCAACCCATTAAGGCTAGTCAAGAATTAGAGAGAAGATGGGAAAGGGTTCGGCCGGCCCTAACCCTAATGGGCTTTAAGTGTTTTAAGCCTAGTTGTTTAGTTACTTGTTTAGCAAGGGACTAACCCTAATTCTAGCCTATAAATATATCTCTTGTACTTGTAAGCATTATCACTCAATAAAATACAAACCCTAGTTGCCCCCGTGGACGTAGGTTACACACtgtgaccgaaccacgtaaatctcATGTCTACTTTTCTTGTTGCTTTCGTTTAttgatcgtgtgtgtgtgatcTAAATCCTAACACAACCAAGATTTCAAAGGGTGCGATCGGGATTTTAGCctataaaacacactaaaaagTTTTTTGTTAGAGGGGCGCCAGCCCAACGAAGCCCACACTTGGGCCCACCCCTGGTTGCCATTCTTAGGGTTTAAAGACCCGGCGGTTACCACCATGCTTGTAGGCTATGCTTAGACTGTCTCCAATGCATCGGCCTGCATTTATTACATGCATCCTAGTCATTACTGTCACATCAGCTTTTTACTCATTCTTAACAAATGCACTATCTCTCCTCTTTTTAACTCCAACCCATCCTTCCCACATGCACCTTCTCTCCTCTATTTTTTTTAAGCTTAAAATTGAATGGGCTCACCTTCTCTCTCTGCACTTGGTTGCACTTCCCCACCTACAAGCCTTCCCCTTCATCACTTACTCTATTGCATCCTTCCCACATGCAGCCTTCACGTCACCAAATACACCCCCTTCACTTGAAGCATTGGAAGCAGTCTTATAGAAAGTTTCATCAAGGCAAAGGGGCCCTACTGGCAACCTGAAGAGGCTGAGCATAATTTTTATAGAAAATCCTATCCTATTATCAGCGACGAATAACCGACAGACATCCATCAGTAATTTGTTGTTAAACTGTTGGTTTAACCCCAGCTTGTTTTTCGTTGGTAATCTGTTAGTAATCACGATCTGACTACCGACTATTTAATCTAATCTaccattttcatttatttttttggCCTTGTTGTGATCATTTGGTTATACTCATTTGTTTAATAGTGTACTAAGACTAACCATTCCGTATCCGCCTACTCCTATGTTGTTCGTCTCCGAAAAGTTGTTTGTGTATTTCttaagttcttcaaaggtgaagGCTCTTGCCCCTTTCAACTGTGGAGCATCACCACTCTTGCTAGTTTGATCCCAATGCGCTGCAAATATTATACGTCACTAGAATAAATTAGAAAATTCTATTTACTTATCTTAATATATTTAAgaatgttttttttcaaaaaatgaaaTTATTTTAAAACTCATAAGAGcaaatgagttttttttttgtttgattacTAGTCGTCATTCAACATAGCAATTTCAAACGGAAAAGGTTAAACAGCTAAGTGAGATAGTGACTTTCGTTCATAAGAAAGTGACTTCAAACAGAAAAAGTTATAATAGATTTCAAAGATGCATACTTTCGTCCATACGAATTCTGATTTCTTTTTACTTCTCAGTTTTATTTAAGATATAATTTAGTTTTTCTCTAGCAattgatatataatatttttattaaaaaaaactaaatacacaattttgttataatttttttaatacgCTTCGATATAAATCATATAATAAACCGTGTTGTATAAAAAAATAAAGTACTATTCGATATTATGATAcgaaaaatactttattttgtatACAATTCAGTTTTTGATAAAACTAACTCACTCGGAGCATTGACATCACATTCCTTATACTCATTTCATTCTTAAGATTTAAGAAAACAATCTGAAAAGTATTACTCTGTCTCATTCGTTATCCTTATACCTTATCTATATATTTTTCAAGAAAATTAAAGTAAATTATTGTATTTTTATAGATAAGGAATGAGATATGagaagatttaaaaaaaaaatgagagATAAATTTATGGAATAGGATTCttgaaaattgaaaaaaaaaagacataTTTAACATCATGGGTTTTAAAAACGAcccattaaaaaaacaaaaaaattaacagGTGAGATTGTTTTGTTTGGTGTGATCTACAGTCTTTTAAGTAGGAGAAAAATAATTACCAAAGGGTTGTGTTTGTTGGGAGGTTCTTTCAACTTGTTTTCTCTGGTTAAAAGCATACATTGCTGCTAGAACTAATAACACAACAAGCACACTACCACCAACGGCTGATCCTATGATAATTCCAGTGTTAGATGACTTATGTTTTGTGCCACTGGTCCCTCCTGATGTCTCTGTAAAATGGCATAAAAATACATTTCAATTCTTGTCATATAAGTTTAagataaaataatgaaaataaaccATTAACCATTGTTcttgtcattttatcaaaataatcacaaactttattttaaaaaaaaaaagttcgaTTTGACCATTACGCACATTTCTGTGATAGGGAAAACCAACCACAATAAGACATGTGACAACATTTGCCTCAAATGGCGCAAAGGTGTCAGTACTTTTGCGTCAAGTGGTGCAAAAGTGGTAGTACCTTTTCGCCAAGACAAAAATATGTAAAATATGTCTTATCGGCACAAAAGTACGCCACGTGTCTTGTGAGTTCAAGAGAAAATTACAAGAATAAACATTTGACCGAATGTTTTTTTCATAATAACCACTATCATTTCAACAAGAAATACCAGTTTACCGTTACGCATATATCAATGACTAGGAAAAACAAACATAATAAGACATGTGGCAGCGTTTGCACCAAATGGCGCAAAAGTGGCAGTATGCTTACGCCAAGTCTAATAAGGTGCAGACAAATGTCTTGTCAGTGCAAAAGTATGCCACGTGTCATCTGGTCATTGGGTTTCATTTAAAAGTTACGATAGTAACTTAGCAATAGAAAATTTTCAAAGGCTATTTTCATGATTTTTCATATGAATTTAAAGCGGTATCATATAGAAAGATTTTACCAGGTAAGAAGTTATCATAGTTTGTAGACATGAAAACATAAGTGTTGAAATCTTTGGTAGGCTTGAAGGTTTGATTGCTAAGCGCGAACCCGAGCCCAACAATCCCAGTCCTGTTGAAACTTGGTCCTGGAGACGGGTAAACTTCGAGATTAATcacaagataatcatccaaaTTCCTGCTAGGATTCTTTAATGCCACTGAATCTACAGGGAGATTGGCTTTCCGAAAGAATGTCATCAGTTGATCTTGAAGGGAGGCATAAATGGTATAGTTTCCAAGTGAAGAGAAGGATGGAGCTTTAAAGAAAAACGAGCCCATGTATGGAAACGCGCATTGACAGTTTGGACTCGAAACAAGGCCCGAACTACACGAAGGTGGCACGCAATTGTTTGGTGGCGTTGAATATGATGCATTAGTAGTTGTGGGAAGGGAGCAATATTTGTCCGTCACACCCGATTCCATACATAATGGATTATCCACAAGTCTGCAGTCATAGCGGGTCAAATGAATTAAAAGTCGCCAAAAGTGTATACTAAATAATTTTACCCTAAAACTTTATAAGTACTCTATTATACTGATatctaaaatataaaatatttataaataattAAGTGAACAAGACGTGTTTAGGGTCAACCTAACCTCGACTCTTATAGAAAGACGTATGCAAAGAGCGTGTAGTTACAAAACTTACATTAATTCAATGCTATATTGGCGTCGTTGGGTGAAAGAAGCGATCTGGTTTGTCCTCAGATCAACAAGTTGAAGTTGTGTGCTCGGATTTGAACCAATACTCAAGGTTCCGTTTAACCGGTTGTCACTTAAATCACTGTCGAAAGAACCATTGTGAGTTATGAAACTTCAGCAAGTGGAAACTTTTTATAAACAGTTAACAAACTGATTTACTAACACATTCTGTAATTGAGGAATGCTGAAGAAGTCAACAGGCAGTTCTCCTCCAAGGTTTGTACTCTGCATCTTGCTGTCACAAATAACATTAAAGGATAAAATTATGGGTGACAACTTCTATACGTCATAAAATAGTAAGGTTTTGGGTTGTCATATCTAATTTGTTTAATAAACAGGTCTTGTTCAGGTTGACCTGTTTAACCCATTTAACTAAATAGTCGACccatcaatctgtttaactaaaATAGGAAAATAATCAAACAACTTGACCCACCAATTTGTTTTATTAAAAGCGCGACCATTCAACCCGTCTAGTTAATCAAATAACTTATGGGTGATGTCTTTAACACAAATAAATATATGGGTTGTCTTCAAGTTCAACGATTCAACCTGCAACCCGACACGTTTAACACCCCTACGAAAACTAGTGAGCCAATTCGGGCTTGAATAAGATGTTAGTCAACCCGAAAAACTTTGCTTACACGGTTGTCAGAGCCCGCAGAGTTGTAAACCAAGATGGAACAACCGATGGATCAAAAGAATTATTGCTTAAATCCCTGCAAATGTGAAATCACAATAAACACAATGAGTTCAATGTCAACAAACTTTTACTCTAATGTCCCATTACTTACAGATAGTTCAGGAGGCTCATGCCGGTAAGATTAGGTACCACCCCGGTTAACCGATTGTTTGACAAGAACCTTCAAAACAAAATCTATAAAAAATCAATACACAAAAATGAAACATTGAACCAAGTGTTTAATGTTGTCAAACTTACATCTCAGTGACATTTATAAGGTTGTTGATGTTCGACGGGACAATGCCACTCAACCCGTTTCTATCGAGCCGCCTAGTTCAAGAAAACACATTCACTTCGCGTTAACACGCAAATCCAAAAATGTACACTAGGCGAAAAGTTGGATAAA is from Helianthus annuus cultivar XRQ/B chromosome 9, HanXRQr2.0-SUNRISE, whole genome shotgun sequence and encodes:
- the LOC110877768 gene encoding probable leucine-rich repeat receptor-like protein kinase At5g49770, which codes for MGARICQLLVVIFIQISITTGQNNDREVLQALKNYWQNTPPSWDDGSDPCGGSWDGIRCTNSRVTAITLSSMNLVGGLPGDIGGLTELQILDLSYNTGLTGSLTSQVGNLKKLTNLLLVGCGFTGPIPDSIGNLERLRYLSLNSNGFTGPIPASIGNLQNLYWLDLSANKLTGSLPVSNGSKPGLDMLTHAKHFHFGDNGLSGNIPPGLFNSNMTLIHLLFENNELTGSIPNTLGLVKSLEVVRLDRNGLSGIVPSNINNLINVTEMFLSNNRLTGVVPNLTGMSLLNYLDLSNNSFDPSVVPSWFTTLRALTTVKMQSTNLGGELPVDFFSIPQLQNVDLSDNRLNGTLSIGSNPSTQLQLVDLRTNQIASFTQRRQYSIELILVDNPLCMESGVTDKYCSLPTTTNASYSTPPNNCVPPSCSSGLVSSPNCQCAFPYMGSFFFKAPSFSSLGNYTIYASLQDQLMTFFRKANLPVDSVALKNPSRNLDDYLVINLEVYPSPGPSFNRTGIVGLGFALSNQTFKPTKDFNTYVFMSTNYDNFLPETSGGTSGTKHKSSNTGIIIGSAVGGSVLVVLLVLAAMYAFNQRKQVERTSQQTQPFAHWDQTSKSGDAPQLKGARAFTFEELKKYTNNFSETNNIGVGGYGMVYRGSLPNGQLIAIKRARQGSSQGGLEFKTEIELLSRVHHKNLVGLIGFCFDQGEQMLVYEYVVNGTLKDSLSGKSGIRLDWARRLKIALGAARGLQYLHDLADPPIIHRDVKTNNILLDERLVAKVADFGLSKPMSGANQTHITTQVKGTMGYMDPEYYMTQQLTEKSDVYSFGVVMLELITARKPIEKSRYIVREVKQAMDKNKELYGLQDVLDPTIGLSSQLKGLERFVDLALRCVEETGNQRPAMSEVVKELEGIMALGGFNPGTQSSSSTSASFETSGKDYDHPYSNDSLFAYSGGFMPPKLHPK